TCATTATATATAGGACTTCCGTCTATCAAAGTGATTTTACTTTTCACCCATTCGCCCTGAAGGCTCTTCTTAACAGTAACTTGCGAAACTGCTAATTGGGATATTGAAAAAATAAAAAGAAATAAAGCGGAGGTGTTTTTTAAATATTTAGACATTTATCTTTTTTTGCTCAAGTACTCAGAGGCATACTGAACCCAATCAGTTTCCTTTTTTGGTACTTTAACGTCAGGCGTTATTCCCTTATTATCTATTCTTGTTTCTCTAGCACTTTTAGCTAAACCGAAGGCCAATCTCCACCCAAAAGCAGGTAAGCCCCAGTCTCTAACTTCAATGTAGTCGGCAAGACCTTTTGTTTTAGTACCAATAATGACAGTTTTGTCACTCTGTTTGGCTTCTAAAGTAACACTTTCCGCTGTACTTGCCGTATTTTCATTAACAAGAATTGCCACATTTTTAGGATAAGGTGTAGCTCTTAGGTACTGAAACACTTTGTCAGGTCCCTGAACATCGCCGCCTAAATTGTTTTTCATAGCGGCTATTACCTCTTGAAGCTTAGGAGCTAAAATTCGTTTGTACTTTGGAAAAGCTTGAATTGATTCTAATTCATGTGTGAGTAGAATAAGGTTCTCTTCTGATGATCTAAACATACCACCTTTTCGGATAATTGGCTTATCTGCAATGAATGGATATAAGGCAGAAAAAGCATTTTCATCTCCTCCTGGGTTATTTCTCAAGTCAACAATCAAATTCTCCGTATTGGCAATGATTGACTTATTATTATTTACCATATCAAGGATATAGTCAGCGGCATCCACAATAGTGAAAGGAGGCAGGGTGATTAAAGCTGTATTTGCGTTAATTTTCTCAACCCTCCATTGCGGAATACGCGTAAGAATATCAACATTATTAACTTCCTCTAAAGGAGCTGGGTAAATCTTTTGAAGCTTGAAAATATCGTCAATCACAAGATAGTTTTTAACTAACCTGCTAAGTTTCTTTTCGTCGGTAAAGTCAGCGTAGTAGTAAGTAGTTTCAAACTTATTTTCTGACTCTTCTTTAAGCTCAAATTTCACTTTACCTCTTGTCCAAAGTTCATCTCTTTCAGTCAGTAAGAAAGCTTTGTATCTGTTTTTCTTAGAGTCCGCTACTATTCCTACACGGTAGGTTTTGTCATCGGTTTCCCAAATACCTACTATTTCCGGAAGGTTTTTGTTTTTGTCAAGGTACTTTTTGAAAGCAGGTTCGCCTTTAAAAGAGACAGAGCCTAGTTTGCCTGCTCTTTTAGCTAAGGCTCCTGGTTTTTCTGGTTCTACAAAAGGTTGGATATTTAAGAAAAGATGACCGTCTTCAAAGAATGCCAACCATTCATTAATGGCGTGATAACAAGCTTCTGGCTCGTTTATATCAGAAACTTTTTGTTTGGTTTCTTCTGTGATTTTGTCAAACTTTTTCTGATTTCTAGAAGTTACTTTTTCGCTCCATCCGGCATAGTTGTCTTCTACTTTTTGGTAGACGGCATCAAAGTTTCTGGAACATAAGCTTTGTTTTTTTTCTGGGGCGTCTTGAGCAAAAGTGCTCAGGCTAAGTAAGACGGTAGCGGCTGATAAGATGCTAATTTTTTTCATTGGGATAACACGATTTTAAATTTACAGTTAATCGCGACTCCAAAACGATGCCAAACTTTAGCCTTGACCTGATTTTAGTAAATGTAACTATCTTATTTTGCTTAAAATAAGATAGTTACATAGTGGTATTTTTTTGTGAATTATTCTTCTCCATCTGGAAGTTCAAGAGACTTTATGGTAGAAATGGCGTTTCCGGCTATGCCTTTTATGCTTCCATACATGTCAATTGTGTTTCCGATAACCTTCTCAATTTGAACTTCACGCTCCTTCCATATACGTTGCATAGCTCTTTTTTCTCGGTCTAGTTCGCTTTTTAGATTTGAGAACCCTTCTACAATAGCCTCCATTTGTTGTTTAAACTGGCTGCTGGTAAGAAAGGTATAAAGTAAGCTCATTTTGTCTGCCTTGTTTTCATTAACAGATTTTGCTTGCTGTGTTCTAATTAATATTTGACGAAGGACAAAAACCAAACCTTTTACTTCGTGAAAGCCACAAACCCATACGCCATCTCTTTCTCCAAAACGGTCCATGTCTTTAGGCATGGTTTGAGTTACCAAAACAGCTATTTCGGCTCCAGTTTCTCTTTGGTCAGTTTTTAATTTTTCTATCCAGTCGCCCCCCCAATTTTGAGTTCGTTTACTCTCAAAAATTATTTTACCACAAACTTGCCCAAACTCATTCATCACGGTTTGAATGGCATCTGCTCCTCTAATTCCTTTTTTTACTTCTTCTATTTCGTCATAAGGGAACGTTCTTTCTAGAATAGATTCTATCTCTAATTCTTGAATCTCGCCCTGAAGTTGCATAGAGCCTTGTTCGGCTTTTCGCTGCATTTCCTTCACCAAATTCATTTGGTTCTCTAGCTTCTTTTCGTATTCCTTTTTAACCAGTTCAAATTCCTCATCCTTTTGTTTTTTCGCCTTTTCTTCAATGCCACGGCTACGCTCTAGCATTTCCTTTTCAAGCTTTAGTTGCAGCTGTTCCGACTTAAACTTTAATTCGTTTTCTTTTTTCATCAGCTCTAGCTCCTTCTTTTGTCCATCCAGAATGAGCTGCTGTTTAATCTTATTATCTTCTTGGAGTGCTTTTAGTTCGGCTCCATTTTTTTCGTCTGCTCGTTTCTTGGCTTCTGCTTGAGCTATCGCCCACATTTTCTTTTTTTCCTCCTGCTCAAATTTCGCTTTCTCTTCTTGAAGCTGCTTTTTATAGAGTTCTAGTTTCTCAGAGCTTTGTTTTTCTTGTTCTGCAAAACGTTTTTTTAGTTCAATTTCCATGTGCTTTTGAAGTGCCTCACCGGCATCAAAAACATTTCCACAATTAGGACAGGTAGTTTGGTTTGGAGTCATGATTAATAGCTTACTGTTCCGTTTTTTGGATATTTGATTGTGTAACTAAATGGTAGTGTTTTTTCAGTAGAGGGTTCAATTTTGTTTAACCACATGAGCTCTCCCGTTTCTTGGTTTTCATTGGCTCCTACTGCAGATTTATCATAAACCTCTACTTCTTTAAATTTACTCAAAGGAAATTGGTCTTCTACCAAAATCTTAATTGGAACGCTTTTGGTGTTTCTAATAGAGATTTCATAACCATAAGAATTAATGGAGTTTCCACCAATGAATGTGTTCTTCGAAAATTGTTTAACAGGTTTTCTTTGAACTTTTACAGCCTGGTCTCTACCTAAAGAGATGCTTAAAGTGTCTTTATTGCTTAAGTCTAAGTCTGTTTTACCTAAGTAAGTTCCTTCGAAATACAGACTCGCTTCTCCTTCAATGAGGTTGTACTGTTCCCAGTCAAAAATTCTAGCGGTTAGAAAAGCAACAGGGTCTATTTTGGGTACAGTTTTGTATTCGAAATCCGTTGGAATCTCTAATTCCTTTAATTCCGTCGTATTTTCTTTTCCATCGGAGAGAAGAGTGAATTTGCTGTCTAAAGTAAAGTTTATAGAAGTAGGAGATTCGTCTTCCGAGATGAGTTTCTTGGTGACTTTGGATTGTCTAATGTTATATTCTTTATTTACGTTTAATCCCGCTACTCTTCCTGACAATACCGCCCCTGTCATCTCTTTTTTGTTCGGAGAACTATAGCCCATAACCACAATTTCCTCTAAAGCTCGAGTATCTTCGGTTAAGTTAATAGCAAAAGGTGAGTTAGCCGCATTTATATTCTGAGTTTCATATCCAATGTAACTAATGGAAAGGACATTTGATTTACCTTGAAGGTCTGGAGGAATGTTTAGTCTAAAAAAACCATTTTCATCTGTAATTACGCCCAAAGAGGTGCCCACTATTGTAATGGAAGCCCCCAATAATGGAAGGTTTTCAGAATCTTTTATTTGGCCCCAAACCTGAGTTCTGTCATTGTCTGGAATTTCTTTTTCATCAAAGTAGTCGCTGTAAGTGTTATTCTCTCCCCAGTACCATTTTTTCAAATTTGGAATATTTGAACTTGTTTTTGGTGAAGTATTGCTAAGTGTTAGTTTAACGTCTTTCCAGTCTTCACCGCTGTATTGGTACACCTTTGCTTTGTATAATAGGCTGATAGGCTCTGTTATTTTGCTAGCTTTTATATCGTAACTAGGAGCCCAGCCAGCATTTTTGACAAAATACGAGATTGTCAATTTTTGACTTTTGAGCGGAGTTTTAGTTTTTAATACTAGAATAATTTCAGCCAATTGGTTTTCTTTGTCCTGACTGATTTTATTCAACGTAGCGTTGTTTTCCTTTATTTCTACTTGTAGTGAATCCAGTTTTTGGCTGAGTGCAAATCTTTGGTTAAGAATGAGTTTCATTCTCTCTCTAAAATAATCTGCTGTAGTTTTTAAGTCCTCTGGTTTCATTCCAGAATAGGTGCCGCCAACCGTCTGATTGTTTAAAAGTAGGTCCTCTTCTCTTTTGAGCAAGGTCAAATCAACTTTCAAGATTTCAAACTGTTCATTGATTCTCTTATTGGCGTCATTTATTCTTTTTGTTGCCGAGATAAGAGAGCTGTCAGACTGTAAGCTCATTTGATGAAAAACGGACGCAATGTTTATGTCTAGGTTTGTAGCAATTTTAATACTGCTTTTGTCTATTTCAGGAGAAATACCCTTAAGTATCAATGTGTTTTCTCCCGCGATAAGGTCTATTTTGGCTTCTCGTGAGATTTGTGCTCCAGAAAAGTAGAGGTTTACATTACTAATTGTTGAGTTGACTTTCTGTTCCTGGCCAATGGCAATCAATGGCAATAAAAGTAGAAATAGAATATTTTTCATGAGTTATGTTTCTTTAAGTGAAATAGATGGATTAGAAGTGTGGAGCCTATCAAAATTAGCCCTAAATAATGTAATAGCGAAGGTTCTGCTCCCTCAAAGGCACCAGACAGTCTGGAGAGAATGGTAATCACCATTATTAAAAGGAGGTAGTAAAAATAAAAGTAATCTAACCATGTTGGAGGATTCTTTGATTTTAGCAGCCAAGGATAAATGAGTAGAGTAAGGTAGCCAAAACCGCCGCCTAAAAGCTTAAAGGGAATTAGCTCAATTTCGTTTAAGTAGATATTTGTCGCTAAAAAGAGAAAGTGGATGAAGTGCAATAGGCTAAAAATAAGTATCAAGCCTACAAAGTTTTGTTTGAATTCTGTTCGTCGTTTTGACCAGTTTAAACTGGTTAAGAGAAAGGTGCCTAAGAAGAAAAACAAAGAAAGTCTGCCACTATATCGGGCAGACATTCTCATAGTTTCGCTAATAATATAATTTGCTTGGAAGAAAGAGAACAAGACTATCAGCACTTCGGCAATTAAGCCCAGTTTTAGAAGCCTTCTTAAGTTCACTTTTTCCATTTTATGCTTATTTTGAATAAGCCACGGCAGTTTGATTTTGAACGCCAAGGCCTTCAATGCCTAATTCTATTTTGTCTCCTGCTTTAAGATATTTGGCAGGTTTAAAGCCAAGTCCTACTCCAGCCGGTGTGCCAGTTGAGATAACATCACCAGGAAGTAAAGTCATATAATTGCTCAAATAGCTGATGATTTCATCAATGTAAAAAATCATATCGTCCGTATTAGAGTCTTGAATCTTCTCCCCATTTAGTTTTAACCAAAGGTTTAAATTTTGTGGGTCAGGGATTTCATCTGTTGTAGCCATAAAGGGCCCAAGAGGTGCGAAGGTGTCGTTTGATTTGCCTTTTACCCATTGTCCGCCGTGCTCTAGTTGAAAAGCTCTTTCGCTGTAATCATTATGGAGGCAGTAGCCCGCTACGTAATCCAGGGCGTCAGCCTTTTCTATATAGGAGGCTTTTTTACCAATAACCACTGCTAATTCTACCTCCCAGTCTGTTTTTTCAGAGTTTCTCGGAATGATGACATCATCATTTGGTCCACACAAGGCAGATGTTGCTTTGAAAAACACAACAGGTTGTTCTGGGTTTTCCATGCCTGACTCGGCTGCATGTTTTGCATAATTTAAACCAATACATACTATCTTGGAAGGTCTAGCTACGCAAGAGCCAAGTCTGGTGTTTGGATCTAAAACTGGACAAGAGTCCTGGTTGGAGTTTAACCAAGCTGCTAACCTGCTGATGCCGTCCGTTTCAAAGAATTTTTCATTGAAGTCTTCTCCAAAAGCAGAAACATCCAATAAAGTATTGTTGTCAGAAATGATACCTGGGTTTTCCTTACCTGGCTCTCCGTGTCTTATTAATTTCATTTGGTGTTTATTATGGTGTATTGAGTGTGATAAATCCTCCGTCAATTGGATAGTCTGTTCCTGTAGCAAAAGCGGCATCGTTTGATGCGAGGTAAACTGCAAGAGCAGCCACTTCCGATGTTTTACCCATACGGCCTATAGGTTGTGTTTTCGACAATTCATCAAAAACCTCCTCTTGTTTGTCTGGGTATTTGTTTTTGATGAAACCATCTACAAACGGCGTATGAATTCTTGCTGGCGAGATAGAATTACAACGAATATTGTTTGAAACATAGTCTTTTGCTACCTGAAGGGTCATGGTTTTGATGGCTCCCTTTGAAATAGAGTAGGCAAACCTATCTACTAGGCCAACGCTGGCAGCAACTGACGCCATATTAATAATTACACCTCCACCATTTTCCTTGAAGTGAGGAATAATGCAATGAATGCAGTTATAAACACCTTTGATGTTAATGGCATAAATTTTATCTAAATCTTCTTCTGTAGTTGTTTCTACAGTGCCAATGTGTGCTATGCCGGCGTTATTCACCAAAATGTCTATAGGAGATACAATTTTGATTTTATCGATGGTCTTCTGAACATCAGATTGCTTTGAAACGTCTACCTTATGACAATAGGCAGTTCCTCCTGAGGCTATTATAAGGTCCGCTTCTCTTTCAGCTAAATCCATATTAAGTTCGAAAATATGAACGGTAGCTCCTTGTTTTGCGAAGCTTCTAGAAATTTCGAGCCCAATTCCGCTGGCTCCTCCTGTTACTATCGCTACTTTTTTATCTAATCTAAACATCTTGAGTTGGTTTGATGCGGTCGCAATTTAGTTATCCTTTCTAAAAAATCGATGATTGCTTTTGCTAAGTTTAAATACTTTGAAATAAATGAAAATAGGTCTTGCAGAATTTGAGGATTCAATTTACCTTTGCACTCCGTTAAATATGGAGGTTGTAGCTCAGTTGGTTAGAGCATCGGCTTGTGGTGCCGAGGGTCGTGGGTTCGAGCCCCATCTACCTCCCTTTTTTAAGCAGGTCCTTTGGACCTGCTTTTTTTATGCCTTTTTAGTAAATTTCATTCATCTTACTTTCTTATAATCTGTGCTTTAACCTCAAAATAGGTTAGGTTTGAAGGATAGGCTCTGAAAGTTATATTGAGAAAGCCCTTTGCATTATTTGGTCTTTTTTAGCTGGTCTTGTTAGCTTGATTTAGGTCAAAACGTCTTTCATAGTGTACTGGAAATTATCAATTTTATCAGCGAGATTCTTTTTGGTTTTCTGATGTTAATGTTTTGTAAGTCGTCTTAGAACAAGAACAACGGAGCATTTTTCAATCAAATAGGTCAATGTGTTAATAATTGATATTTGATCGAATATGCTACTTTTGTGGCAAACAATTAATTCGAATATGTCTTACGGTTTACTAAAAGGTAAAAAAGGAATTATCTCTGGAGCATTGGATGAAAATTCAATTGCTTGGAAAACAGCGATTAAAGCTCATGAGGAAGGTGCTCAAATAGTTTTGACTAATGCTCCAATTGCCATGAGAATGGGTAAAATAAATGAATTAGCGGAGCAAATAGGTGCTGAAATAATACCTGCCGATGCTACTTCTGTAGAAGACCTTGAAAATCTTTATACTAAGTCTATGGAGCTTTTAGGCGGTAAAATGGACTTTGTACTTCACTCTATAGGGATGTCTCCTAATATCCGTAAAGGAAGAGCATATGGAGATTTGAATTATGATTGGTTCTTAAAAAGTATTGATATCTCGGCTCTGTCTTTTCATAAGTTTATGCAAGTTGGCGATAAATTAGATGCACTAAATGATTGGGGTTCTGTAGTTGGTCTTTCTTACATTGCTGCTCAGAAAACATTTCCGTTTTATACCGATATGGCAGATGCTAAAGCGGTATTGGAGTCTATTGCTAGAAGTTTTGGTTACAGACTAGGTAAATCAAAAAAGATAAGAGTAAATACTATTTCTCAGTCGCCTACTATGACTACGGCTGGTTCAGGGATCGGAGGCTTCGACTCTTTCTTTGATTTTGCGGAAAAGATGTCTCCTTTAGGAAACGCAACGGGCGAAAACTGTGCTGATTATATAGTGAGTTTGTTCTCGGATTTAACCAAAATGGTTACCATGCAGAATTTATACCATGATGGAGGATATTCTTCAACGGGTATATCAGAGGAAATAATTGAGATGATGCAGAAGTAATATTTTTGTGCTTATTATATATTAAAGCAGCGTTACCTATAAAGTAACGCTGCTTTCTTTTTATTGGGCAGCGGCATAATCTAATGCAGATTGCCAAACTCTGAAAAGGTTACCCGAGCATATTTTTTCAATATCGCTTTCTGAGTAGCCTCGCTCTAGTAGAAGTTTGATGATGTTTGGGTAGTCAGAAACATCTTTAAGGCCTGTTGGTAATGAATCTCCAACTCCATCAAAATCTGAACCTAGTCCTACATGGTCAATTCCTGCAAACTTTACGGCTCTGTCAATATGGTCTACTACTTTTTCAACATCTGAAAATACGGTAGGGTGTGATTTGATAAATTCCTGAATAATAGGTTTTGCGGCCTCATCTCTTCTTGTTAGTCCTTTTTCTTCTAGAATTTTCCCTAAAAGCTCACCGTTTTCATTCTTTATTTTTTGTATTTCTCCATCAATAAATGTAGAACCAAAGTTGATCATAACCACGCCACCATTTTCTTTAAGCTTCACTAGCATTTCGTCATTCATGTTTCTTTCGAAATCAGGCGTGAAGAATCTTAGAGAGGAATGCGAAGCAATGACTGGAACTGGGCTTATTTCAATGGTATCATAGAATGTACTGTCTGATACATGAGAAATGTCAATCATGATGCCTTGTTTTGCCATTTCTAGCACCACTTCTTCTCCGTAAGGGCTGAGTCCTTGCCACGGTCTTTCAGGATCGTAAGAAGAATCACAAATTTGGTTGGCTTTAGAGTGTGTTAATGTTACATAGCTAATTCCTCTTTTTTTGAAATAGGCCACATCGGAAAGTTCTTTAATAGGAGCACCGTTTTCCATACCCATAGGTAGGGCTACTTTTCCAGCTTTAAATATTCTTCGAACATCTTCTGGGCTTTTAGCAACTTCAAAATATTCCTTGTTTTCATCGCTTATGTAGTTGACCATGTCAATTAAGCTATCGGCTAATAATTTTCCCTCTTCAGAGCTGAATCTCGCGGGAATGTAGATAGACATAAACGGAGCGTCGAGTCCACCTTTCTTTGCTCTTTCAAAGTCAAAGTCACCATCTTTTGACGATACAGGGATTCCTACGAACTCCTTTGTAAGTTGAAAGTTTTTAACTTTTAACCTATATGGTAAATCTACGTGCCCATCAGTAATGATAAACTTATGGGCTAGTTCTGTAGCCTTGTCTTGTGCGAAGGTAAGGCTCGGAATTAGGATAATTAATACTAGTAATTTTTTCATGTCAAAATTTACTTCAAAAAATGATAATGGATAAACCCTTGATTAGAAAAGTTATAGACTAAGTTTAAAAAGTTATAGTTAAGCTGTCTCCGTTTTTTTAGAACGCCCTTATCAATGATTTCTCTGCAAATTCTTTAGCGTCGCTTTGATTGTTTGGAATGGGAGGAAATTTGGTTTTTTTAATAATAGAGTTTCCCTTTTTGGTACCTTGCGTAAAAAAAAACATTTGATGCAAAAAGTACTTTTAAGCCTCATCCTTTTATTTTCTCTTACAGTTCCGACTTTTTGTCAAGATGGTGCCATTTTTTTTAATAGTGATTTTGAGGAATGTGAACAAGCTGAGGCTAGTTATTTCAGAATAGTAATTACGCAATCTCAGGAAATGTTAAAAGTTAACGATTTCTATATGAGTGGTGAAAAATACGCTGTTGGATACAGCAGAGCATTCCCTTTAATCTGGAAATATAAAAATGAAGGCCGTTTCTTGAAGTATTTTGATGGTCAAGGCTTAAAGGAATCCAGTGTTTATTCCAATGGCTTGCCTATTGGGATAAAGCAAGTTTTTTTTCCAGGAGGTAAGCTATATATGAAGCTCAAATATCTTGGAGTTGAAAGTGAAGTGCCATTAGTATTGGAAGTTTATGCTGTAAACGGAGATAGCCTAGTGGTAGAGGGAAATGGTTTTGCAGTTGAAAGAGAAACTAGGGATACCCTTATAATTAGTAAAGGTTTATATAAGGATGGTATAAAAGAAGGGGAATGGATAGGCGAGTACCAATCTGGTAAAACTTATTTTAAGGACCTATATGAAAATGGACAGCTTATAGAAGGGAAGTCTTTTAATGATGAAGGTAAAGAGTTTAATTATACGCAAATATTTGTTGCACCAGAATTTAAAGGTGGGGAGAATAAAATGTACCGATTTCTTGCTGAGAAAGTTTATTATCCGAGAAAGGCCATAAAAGACAACATTCAAGGGAGCGTAGTTATAAAGTTTCAAATAGAAACAGATGGTTCAATTTCTAGAACTAAAGTTATGAAAGGGGCTCATGAAACCTTAGATACGGAAGCTATGAAAGTAGTCGAAAAGATGTCTGATAAATTTAATGTGGGCTATGTTCGGGGTCAACCAACTCGATGTTTGATGACTTTACCCGTATTGTTTGTTTTATGAAAGCCATCTCAGTAAAATAAAAATCGTTACAAATTACCTTAATATAATTATATTTACTATTTGTGAAATAGGAAATATCTATGAAAAAGGTTGCAAAATATGCTCAGACTGATTTATTTGCCGAACGATTTTAATAATTAGCGAATATTCGCAGCTAGCGAAACTTGAAATAATGTCTGAAAATCTTAACAAATACAGCAAAACGCTTACTCAGGAAGTAAGTAACCCAGCAGCACAAGCAATGCTTTATGCCATTGGCATGACAGAAGAGGATATGAAAAAACCTCAGATAGGAATTGCAAGTACAGGCTATGAGGGAAATCCATGTAATATTCATTTGAACGGTCTTTCTGTTCATGTGAAAAAAGGTATCCAAGCGAATGACATGGTTGGTCTTATTTTTCACACTATTGGTGTCTCTGACGGGATGACTAATGGAAACGACGGAATGAGTTATTCGCTCCCGAGTAGAGATATTATAGCGGACTCTATAGAGAATGTAGTAGCGGCTCAGTGGTATGACGGTGTAATAGCTGTAGTAGGTTGTGATAAAAATATGCCTGGTGCTATTATGGCCATGGCGAGACTAAACCGCCCAGCCATTATGATGTATGGTGGTACGGTAAGAACAGGAAACTGGAAAGGAAAGAAATTAGATATAGTTTCGGCTTTTGAGGCCTACGGTCAAAAAGTAGCTGGGACAATTTCTGAAGAAGATTATAAAGGAGTTATTCAAAACGCAATTCCTGGTCAAGGAGCGTGTGGAGGTATGTATACGGCTAACACGATGGCTTCATCTATTGAAGCTTTAGGTTTAAGTATGCCTGATAATGCATGTTACCCAGCAACACACCAAGGGAAAACACAAGAGTGTATTGACTTAGGTGCTGCTATGAAAAACCTTTTGGAGAAGCAGATTTTGCCAAAAGATATTTTGAGCAGAAAGTCATTAGAAAACGCTTTGACTATAGTAATGGCATTGGGTGGTTCTACTAATGCTGTATTGCATTATTTAGCCATTGCCCATTCTGCAGGAATTCCATTGACGTTGGATGATATTCAGGCTGTTTCAGACAGAACTCCTTTTATAGCTGACCTTAAACCTTCTGGGAAGTACTTCATGGAAGATATTTTAGAGTTAGGTGGAGTACCTGCAATCATGAAATACCTT
This sequence is a window from Arcticibacterium luteifluviistationis. Protein-coding genes within it:
- a CDS encoding dipeptidase translates to MKKLLVLIILIPSLTFAQDKATELAHKFIITDGHVDLPYRLKVKNFQLTKEFVGIPVSSKDGDFDFERAKKGGLDAPFMSIYIPARFSSEEGKLLADSLIDMVNYISDENKEYFEVAKSPEDVRRIFKAGKVALPMGMENGAPIKELSDVAYFKKRGISYVTLTHSKANQICDSSYDPERPWQGLSPYGEEVVLEMAKQGIMIDISHVSDSTFYDTIEISPVPVIASHSSLRFFTPDFERNMNDEMLVKLKENGGVVMINFGSTFIDGEIQKIKNENGELLGKILEEKGLTRRDEAAKPIIQEFIKSHPTVFSDVEKVVDHIDRAVKFAGIDHVGLGSDFDGVGDSLPTGLKDVSDYPNIIKLLLERGYSESDIEKICSGNLFRVWQSALDYAAAQ
- a CDS encoding DUF2130 domain-containing protein; this translates as MTPNQTTCPNCGNVFDAGEALQKHMEIELKKRFAEQEKQSSEKLELYKKQLQEEKAKFEQEEKKKMWAIAQAEAKKRADEKNGAELKALQEDNKIKQQLILDGQKKELELMKKENELKFKSEQLQLKLEKEMLERSRGIEEKAKKQKDEEFELVKKEYEKKLENQMNLVKEMQRKAEQGSMQLQGEIQELEIESILERTFPYDEIEEVKKGIRGADAIQTVMNEFGQVCGKIIFESKRTQNWGGDWIEKLKTDQRETGAEIAVLVTQTMPKDMDRFGERDGVWVCGFHEVKGLVFVLRQILIRTQQAKSVNENKADKMSLLYTFLTSSQFKQQMEAIVEGFSNLKSELDREKRAMQRIWKEREVQIEKVIGNTIDMYGSIKGIAGNAISTIKSLELPDGEE
- a CDS encoding mucoidy inhibitor MuiA family protein; the encoded protein is MKNILFLLLLPLIAIGQEQKVNSTISNVNLYFSGAQISREAKIDLIAGENTLILKGISPEIDKSSIKIATNLDINIASVFHQMSLQSDSSLISATKRINDANKRINEQFEILKVDLTLLKREEDLLLNNQTVGGTYSGMKPEDLKTTADYFRERMKLILNQRFALSQKLDSLQVEIKENNATLNKISQDKENQLAEIILVLKTKTPLKSQKLTISYFVKNAGWAPSYDIKASKITEPISLLYKAKVYQYSGEDWKDVKLTLSNTSPKTSSNIPNLKKWYWGENNTYSDYFDEKEIPDNDRTQVWGQIKDSENLPLLGASITIVGTSLGVITDENGFFRLNIPPDLQGKSNVLSISYIGYETQNINAANSPFAINLTEDTRALEEIVVMGYSSPNKKEMTGAVLSGRVAGLNVNKEYNIRQSKVTKKLISEDESPTSINFTLDSKFTLLSDGKENTTELKELEIPTDFEYKTVPKIDPVAFLTARIFDWEQYNLIEGEASLYFEGTYLGKTDLDLSNKDTLSISLGRDQAVKVQRKPVKQFSKNTFIGGNSINSYGYEISIRNTKSVPIKILVEDQFPLSKFKEVEVYDKSAVGANENQETGELMWLNKIEPSTEKTLPFSYTIKYPKNGTVSY
- a CDS encoding S41 family peptidase, with product MKKISILSAATVLLSLSTFAQDAPEKKQSLCSRNFDAVYQKVEDNYAGWSEKVTSRNQKKFDKITEETKQKVSDINEPEACYHAINEWLAFFEDGHLFLNIQPFVEPEKPGALAKRAGKLGSVSFKGEPAFKKYLDKNKNLPEIVGIWETDDKTYRVGIVADSKKNRYKAFLLTERDELWTRGKVKFELKEESENKFETTYYYADFTDEKKLSRLVKNYLVIDDIFKLQKIYPAPLEEVNNVDILTRIPQWRVEKINANTALITLPPFTIVDAADYILDMVNNNKSIIANTENLIVDLRNNPGGDENAFSALYPFIADKPIIRKGGMFRSSEENLILLTHELESIQAFPKYKRILAPKLQEVIAAMKNNLGGDVQGPDKVFQYLRATPYPKNVAILVNENTASTAESVTLEAKQSDKTVIIGTKTKGLADYIEVRDWGLPAFGWRLAFGLAKSARETRIDNKGITPDVKVPKKETDWVQYASEYLSKKR
- a CDS encoding energy transducer TonB, whose protein sequence is MQKVLLSLILLFSLTVPTFCQDGAIFFNSDFEECEQAEASYFRIVITQSQEMLKVNDFYMSGEKYAVGYSRAFPLIWKYKNEGRFLKYFDGQGLKESSVYSNGLPIGIKQVFFPGGKLYMKLKYLGVESEVPLVLEVYAVNGDSLVVEGNGFAVERETRDTLIISKGLYKDGIKEGEWIGEYQSGKTYFKDLYENGQLIEGKSFNDEGKEFNYTQIFVAPEFKGGENKMYRFLAEKVYYPRKAIKDNIQGSVVIKFQIETDGSISRTKVMKGAHETLDTEAMKVVEKMSDKFNVGYVRGQPTRCLMTLPVLFVL
- a CDS encoding enoyl-ACP reductase FabI gives rise to the protein MSYGLLKGKKGIISGALDENSIAWKTAIKAHEEGAQIVLTNAPIAMRMGKINELAEQIGAEIIPADATSVEDLENLYTKSMELLGGKMDFVLHSIGMSPNIRKGRAYGDLNYDWFLKSIDISALSFHKFMQVGDKLDALNDWGSVVGLSYIAAQKTFPFYTDMADAKAVLESIARSFGYRLGKSKKIRVNTISQSPTMTTAGSGIGGFDSFFDFAEKMSPLGNATGENCADYIVSLFSDLTKMVTMQNLYHDGGYSSTGISEEIIEMMQK
- a CDS encoding SDR family NAD(P)-dependent oxidoreductase, which produces MFRLDKKVAIVTGGASGIGLEISRSFAKQGATVHIFELNMDLAEREADLIIASGGTAYCHKVDVSKQSDVQKTIDKIKIVSPIDILVNNAGIAHIGTVETTTEEDLDKIYAINIKGVYNCIHCIIPHFKENGGGVIINMASVAASVGLVDRFAYSISKGAIKTMTLQVAKDYVSNNIRCNSISPARIHTPFVDGFIKNKYPDKQEEVFDELSKTQPIGRMGKTSEVAALAVYLASNDAAFATGTDYPIDGGFITLNTP
- a CDS encoding fumarylacetoacetate hydrolase family protein, whose protein sequence is MKLIRHGEPGKENPGIISDNNTLLDVSAFGEDFNEKFFETDGISRLAAWLNSNQDSCPVLDPNTRLGSCVARPSKIVCIGLNYAKHAAESGMENPEQPVVFFKATSALCGPNDDVIIPRNSEKTDWEVELAVVIGKKASYIEKADALDYVAGYCLHNDYSERAFQLEHGGQWVKGKSNDTFAPLGPFMATTDEIPDPQNLNLWLKLNGEKIQDSNTDDMIFYIDEIISYLSNYMTLLPGDVISTGTPAGVGLGFKPAKYLKAGDKIELGIEGLGVQNQTAVAYSK